The following are encoded together in the Lathyrus oleraceus cultivar Zhongwan6 chromosome 3, CAAS_Psat_ZW6_1.0, whole genome shotgun sequence genome:
- the LOC127129940 gene encoding uncharacterized protein LOC127129940: MKKIERFLEMFKKLEINIPFSEALEQMPIYAKFMKDILSKKRSIDIDPIILTETCGVILQGMKIPVKKKDRGSVTIPCTIGDRKFKKALIDLGESVSLMPLSIYKKLGGTVQDNRMTLQFVDRSVRRSYGIVEDVLVKIDKFVFPVDFIILEMPEDDEIPLILGRPFLETGRCMIDIEEGTMTLKVYDEELKIDV, translated from the coding sequence ATGAAAAAAATTGAGAGGTTCTTGGAaatgttcaaaaagcttgaaaTAAACATCCCTTTTTCTGaggcattagaacaaatgccaatatatgccaagttcatgaaagatATCCTCTCCAAAAAGCGTTCCATTGATATAGACCCGATCATCCTGACTGAAACATGTGGTGTCATTCTTCAAGGtatgaaaatcccagtgaaaaagaaagataGGGGATCAGTCACTATTCcatgcactattggtgatagaaaattcaagaaggctctgataGACTTAGGGGAAAGTGTAAGCTTGATGCCTCTATCCATCTACAAGAAATTAGGCGGCACCGTTCAAGATAATCGGATGACACTTCAGTTTGTTGATCGCTCTGTTAGGCGATCCTATGGGATTGTGGAAGAcgttcttgtaaaaattgacaagtttgtttTCCCAGTTGACTTCATCATTCTGGAAATGCCCGAAGATGAtgagattcctctcatattgggcaGACCATTCTTGGAGACAGGACGATGTATGATAGACATAGAGGAAGGAACAATGACcctcaaagtctatgatgaagagttGAAGATAGATGTGTGA
- the LOC127125670 gene encoding uncharacterized protein LOC127125670 — translation MESEKHYASASSSLTPTSSSSSSFSSPSEEIEAAETLAYLSRLAMRRHTTHSTDNCCTKRFNLDSPIPHSDLPPPSRGQAVAGDQQLDEKISCTTSIETERNQQNDRLRKFKVEQDADLSKTSHCNKSRRDLTEEEKEARRIRRVLANRESARQTIRRRQALSEELSRKAATLVLENENLKRKKELALKEYQSLETTNKLLKEQVSKSINTKVEKTPVEQELSMADVAPTSGTSPWFHYNHFPVRQLFWPSILQSSNQVHTPFNSIPIPSHVYIPCPSESESPHKQNNLISHNQTQNPLYMFPCPWLYPPPDIGNGHPPASSCIEDKQDNLPPDKQCSTSLSLNRAGNGNYHPTLPIKLKTEPTEWTKSRSSSDPEHTIPSFSLDGVEQKKRCHNIGKFHRPAFDCNRHASVVKQEPELQLNLASNSKVSSTASGITTSSLEKKQEQFICTGKNLVDAVAAAEARKRRKELTKLKSNQSRRME, via the exons ATGGAATCAGAGAAACACTATGCTTCAGCTTCTTCTTCTCTCACCCCTACTTCTTCATCCTCCTCTTCCTTTTCGTCTCCGTCGGAGGAGATTGAGGCGGCGGAGACTCTAGCTTACCTTTCGCGATTAGCAATGCGCCGCCACACTACTCATTCCACCGATAATTGCTGCACCAAACGATTCAACCTCGACTCACCGATTCCTCACTCGGATCTTCCTCCGCCTAGTAGG GGCCAAGCTGTTGCAGGTGATCAGCAGCTGGATGAAAAAATATCATGCACTACATCCATAGAAACAGAAAGGAATCAGCAAAATGACCGCTTACGAAAATTCAAGGTGGAGCAGGATGCTGATTTATCTAAAACTAGTCACTGCAACAAGTCAAGACGTGATTTAACAGAG GAAGAAAAAGAAGCACGGAGGATACGAAGGGTATTGGCAAATAGGGAGTCCGCTAGGCAGACAATTCGCCGCAGGCAG GCTCTGAGTGAGGAGTTAAGCAGAAAAGCTGCCACCTTAGTGCTGGAAAATGAAAACCTAAAGAGA AAGAAGGAGCTGGCTTTGAAAGAGTATCAGTCTTTAGAGACTACAAATAAGCTCTTAAAAGAACAA GTTTCTAAGTCAATAAACACGAAAGTGGAAAAAACTCCTGTTGAGCAGGAGTTATCTATGGCCGATGTAGCACCTACATCTGGTACTAGTCCATGGTTTCATTATAACCATTTTCCAGTTAGACAATTATTTTGGCCCTCCATCCTTCAATCTTCTAATCAAGTTCATACACCATTTAACTCCATTCCCATTCCATCACATGTATACATACCATGTCCTTCTGAGTCTGAATCTCCTCACAAGCAAAATAACCTTATAAGTCACAATCAAACACAAAATCCATTGTACATGTTTCCATGTCCTTGGTTATACCCTCCTCCAGATATTGGAAATGGACATCCACCGGCTTCCAGTTGCATAGAAGATAAACAAGATAATCTTCCTCCAGATAAACAATGCAGTACTAGTTTATCCTTAAATAGAGCAGGAAATGGGAATTATCATCCAACTCTACctatcaaattgaaaacagaacCTACTGAGTGGACAAAATCCAGATCTAGTAGTGACCCCGAGCACACCATTCCATCTTtttctttagatggagttgaaCAGAAAAAAAGATGTCACAATATAGGAAAGTTCCATAGACCTGCATTTGATTGTAACAGACATGCTTCTGTAGTCAAGCAAGAACCCGAGCTTCAGTTAAATTTGGCTTCCAACTCCAAGGTATCTTCAACAGCTTCTGGTATCACAACTTCTTCACTGGAAAAGAAACAAGAACAGTTCATATGCACAGGAAAAAATTTAGTGGATGCAGTTGCTGCGGCAGAGGCACGAAAGAGGAGAAAGGAACTAACAAAATTAAAAAGTAACCAAAGCCGCCGGATGGAGTGA
- the LOC127125669 gene encoding subtilisin-like protease SBT4.15 codes for MSNTMKMLQNWLLLLLLPIFLHCFPILIQGSNQHERKPYIVYMGELPAARTYTTMELHHHNMLESAIGNKQLARESKIHSYGKSFNGFVARLLPHEAQKLQEEENVVSVFRNTYHKLHTTRSWDFMGMPLKVKRNRNIESHIIVGVLDTGIWVDCPSFNDVGLGPPPRRWKGKCVTGANFTGCNNKVIGAKYFNLDPTGPVIPNPSPVDDQGHGTHTSSTVAGSVVRGASFYGVGKGNARGGVPSARIAMYKVCWSVGCSDMDMLAAFDEAIADGVNLISVSIGGPSRRFFSDPIAIGSFHAMRRGVLTSCSAGNDGPRPTSVENVAPWILTVAASTVDRQFTTQVAFGDGKSVQGLSINTFSPEKKMYPLTSGLLAANLSGNEYGNSRGCDYGTLSKDKVMGRIVYCTEGSGNQDMVIKQLGGAGTIIGDEEIEDGSYTTLIAGAFVDMNTVGKNIEIYINSTKNPQAVIYKSAATKFPAPYLASFSSRGPQYINRNILKPDLAAPGVDILAAYSKLTSVTGYPEDTRYNVFNIISGTSMACPHAAAAAAYVKSFHPDWTPAAIKSALMTTATPIKVKPNDDSFTELGIGSGQISPGKALNPGLVYDIRMNSYIAFLCKEGYNSTDIGILIGIKSFNCSSVKPATGTDGINYPTMHIQLLSGSSDISAVFYRTVKNVGYGASTYKAKVTAPKGLSVEVIPNTLTFTQLRQELSFKVVLKGPPMPTETLTLSALLEWNDSKHNVRSPIVVVRPSL; via the exons ATGAGTAATACCATGAAAATGTTACAAAATTGGTTACTGCTACTTCTACTACCCATCTTTCTCCACTGTTTTCCTATACTGATCCAAGGATCAAATCAACATGAAAGAAAG CCATATATTGTATACATGGGAGAACTACCAGCTGCAAGAACCTATACTACTATGGAACTACACCACCATAACATGTTGGAGTCTGCAATTGGAAA CAAGCAGTTAGCTAGAGAATCAAAAATACATAGCTACGGAAAGAGCTTCAATGGATTCGTTGCACGACTTTTGCCACATGAAGCACAGAAATTGCAAG AGGAGGAGAATGTGGTATCTGTGTTTAGAAATACGTACCATAAACTACACACAACAAGGTCTTGGGATTTCATGGGAATGCCCCTGAAAGTGAAGAGAAACAGAAATATAGAAAGTCACATCATTGTGGGCGTGTTAGACACAG GTATTTGGGTTGATTGTCCTAGTTTCAATGATGTGGGGTTAGGACCTCCCCCGCGGAGATGGAAAGGCAAGTGCGTAACAGGAGCCAACTTCACCGGCTGCAACAA CAAGGTGATAGGAGCAAAATACTTCAACCTCGACCCAACTGGTCCAGTCATCCCAAACCCGAGTCCCGTGGATGATCAGGGCCATGGGACTCACACGTCGTCGACAGTGGCTGGATCAGTGGTGAGAGGTGCGAGTTTTTACGGCGTTGGGAAGGGCAATGCGCGTGGCGGTGTCCCGTCAGCACGCATAGCAATGTACAAGGTTTGTTGGAGCGTTGGGTGCAGTGACATGGACATGCTTGCTGCTTTTGATGAAGCCATTGCTGATGGTGTCAACCTCATATCAGTGTCTATTGGTGGTCCCTCGCGTCGGTTTTTCTCTGACCCAATTGCTATTGGATCATTTCATGCTATGAGAAGAGGTGTTCTCACTTCTTGCTCAGCAGGAAACGATGGTCCTCGACCTACGTCTGTTGAGAATGTTGCTCCTTGGATTTTGACTGTTGCTGCTTCCACCGTCGATAGACAGTTTACAACACAAGTAGCCTTTGGTGATGGAAAGAGTGTTCAG GGACTATCTATCAACACCTTCTCCCCTGAGAAAAAGATGTATCCCCTGACTAGTGGACTTCTTGCTGCTAATCTTAGTGGAAACGAATATGGAAATTCTAG AGGTTGTGATTACGGGACTCTAAGCAAGGATAAGGTGATGGGAAGGATAGTGTATTGTACTGAGGGTTCAGGCAACCAGGACATGGTAATTAAGCAGTTAGGAGGAGCAGGAACCATTATAGGAGATGAAGAGATAGAAGATGGTTCCTACACCACACTTATTGCAGGGGCATTTGTTGATATGAATACAGTAGGCAAAAACATTGAAATCTATATTAATTCCACTAA GAATCCTCAAGCTGTGATATACAAATCAGCAGCTACGAAATTCCCTGCTCCATATCTTGCTTCTTTTTCATCTAGAGGTCCGCAATATATCAATCGTAACATCCTCAAG CCTGACTTGGCTGCCCCAGGAGTGGACATACTAGCTGCTTATTCCAAATTGACATCAGTAACAGGGTATCCCGAAGACACGCGTTATAATGTTTTTAATATAATATCAGGAACATCCATGGCTTGTCCACATGCAGCTGCAGCTGCTGCTTATGTTAAATCCTTTCATCCTGACTGGACTCCTGCAGCAATTAAATCTGCCCTCATGACCACTG CAACTCCTATAAAAGTCAAACCCAACGACGACAGTTTCACAGAACTGGGAATAGGGTCGGGACAGATTAGCCCAGGAAAAGCATTAAATCCTGGCCTAGTTTATGACATTAGAATGAACTCCTATATTGCCTTCCTTTGCAAGGAAGGCTACAACAGCACAGACATTGGTATCCTGATTGGAATCAAGAGTTTCAATTGCTCCAGTGTTAAACCAGCAACAGGCACTGATGGAATCAACTACCCTACCATGCATATACAGCTCCTGAGTGGCAGTTCTGATATTTCTGCAGTTTTTTACAGGACTGTAAAAAATGTAGGATATGGAGCTTCAACATACAAGGCTAAAGTCACAGCGCCTAAGGGTCTTTCTGTGGAGGTTATCCCAAATACGTTGACGTTTACTCAGTTGCGCCAAGAACTGTCATTTAAGGTTGTCCTGAAGGGGCCTCCAATGCCGACAGAGACATTGACATTATCTGCATTACTCGAATGGAATGACTCTAAACACAATGTTAGAAGTCCAATAGTTGTCGTTAGGCCATCATTGTGA